One part of the Arthrobacter sp. EM1 genome encodes these proteins:
- a CDS encoding MBL fold metallo-hydrolase: protein MLLTKFTHACVRLEKDGKVLVFDPGTFSETDRALAGADAVLITHEHADHIDVEAVTAALLAGATLQLFAPAGVAAKLREKAPEAASRVHPVEPGDEFGTAGFAVRSFGGQHALIHPQIPVVANIGYLVDGNVYHPGDSFIVPDGVDVRTLLVPIHGPWSKVGEVIDFVIGVRARKAYPIHDALLNESGRGLVEGHVSRFGAKYGTEYLHLSTGDAVEV from the coding sequence ATGTTGCTCACGAAGTTCACCCATGCCTGTGTCCGGCTCGAGAAGGACGGCAAGGTGCTGGTGTTCGACCCCGGGACCTTCTCGGAAACAGACCGGGCCCTCGCCGGCGCGGATGCGGTGCTGATCACCCACGAACACGCCGACCACATCGATGTCGAGGCCGTTACTGCCGCACTTCTTGCCGGCGCCACCCTGCAGCTTTTCGCGCCGGCCGGGGTCGCGGCGAAACTGCGGGAAAAGGCGCCCGAGGCGGCGTCAAGGGTCCACCCGGTGGAACCCGGCGACGAGTTTGGAACGGCCGGGTTCGCCGTCCGGAGTTTCGGCGGGCAGCACGCACTGATCCATCCGCAGATTCCGGTGGTGGCCAATATCGGCTACCTCGTGGACGGGAACGTCTACCACCCGGGCGATTCCTTCATTGTGCCCGATGGTGTGGACGTCCGGACCCTGCTGGTACCGATCCACGGGCCCTGGAGCAAGGTGGGGGAGGTTATTGATTTCGTGATCGGCGTCCGGGCCCGGAAGGCCTACCCGATCCACGATGCCCTGCTCAATGAGAGCGGGCGCGGACTGGTGGAAGGGCATGTGTCCCGCTTCGGAGCCAAGTACGGCACCGAATACCTGCACCTCTCGACCGGTGACGCAGTGGAGGTTTAG
- a CDS encoding Fur family transcriptional regulator: protein MSQGASADGARATVPAPAPAPGPAKEQRVTRQRLAVSAVLDELTDFVSTQELHRILQDRGTSVSLATSYRILQSLSDEGLVDVLRNADGEAVYRRCAVTGHHHHLLCRNCGKAVEVEAPAVEAWAARTATEHGFTVVEHTVEIFGLCPDCTARQAGK from the coding sequence ATGTCCCAAGGCGCCTCCGCCGACGGCGCCCGGGCTACGGTGCCTGCCCCCGCCCCAGCCCCTGGCCCGGCCAAGGAGCAGCGTGTCACCAGGCAGCGCCTCGCGGTCAGCGCCGTCCTGGACGAACTGACCGACTTCGTCAGCACCCAGGAGCTGCACAGGATTTTGCAGGACCGCGGCACCTCGGTGTCCCTAGCCACCTCATACCGGATCCTGCAGTCCCTCTCGGACGAGGGCCTGGTGGATGTCCTCCGGAACGCCGACGGCGAAGCCGTGTACCGCCGCTGTGCCGTCACCGGGCACCACCACCATCTGCTGTGCCGCAACTGCGGCAAGGCCGTCGAAGTAGAGGCCCCCGCCGTCGAGGCCTGGGCCGCGCGGACGGCAACCGAACACGGCTTCACAGTGGTGGAACACACCGTCGAGATTTTCGGGCTTTGCCCGGATTGCACTGCCCGCCAGGCTGGGAAGTAG
- a CDS encoding metal ABC transporter permease has product MDLESLLASIFNFENYGELLALVQNSLWAGAVLGLLGGLMGTFVMKRDLAFAVHGISELSFAGAAFALLIGADIILGSLVGSVVAALLLGLLGVRARDKNSIIGVIMPFGLGLGILFLSLYEGRAANKFGLLTGQIVSVGTVQLQVLAVVAVVVMLALVGIWRPLTFASVDPDVASARGVPVRALALGFMLLLGVSVALSIQIVGALLVLALLITPAAAAMRVTSSPGLVVILSVAFAMTATVGGIMLALGGRIPISPYVTTLSFLIYVICRVVGGVRAKRGLNGRVLRDAAVPAA; this is encoded by the coding sequence ATGGACCTGGAAAGCCTGCTGGCATCAATCTTCAACTTCGAGAACTACGGCGAATTGCTCGCGCTGGTCCAGAATTCCCTCTGGGCCGGGGCGGTCCTGGGCCTGCTCGGCGGACTAATGGGAACCTTCGTAATGAAGCGGGATCTGGCCTTCGCCGTCCACGGAATCTCAGAACTCTCCTTTGCCGGTGCCGCCTTTGCCTTGCTGATCGGGGCTGACATCATCCTGGGCTCCCTGGTGGGATCCGTTGTGGCGGCGCTGCTGCTGGGCCTGCTGGGAGTCCGGGCCCGGGACAAAAACTCGATCATCGGCGTTATTATGCCGTTCGGCCTGGGCCTGGGCATCCTTTTCCTCTCCCTGTACGAGGGCCGGGCCGCCAATAAGTTCGGGCTGCTGACCGGACAGATCGTCTCCGTCGGAACCGTCCAGCTCCAGGTGCTGGCTGTGGTTGCCGTCGTCGTTATGCTTGCCCTGGTGGGCATCTGGCGGCCGCTGACCTTCGCCAGTGTGGACCCCGACGTTGCGTCCGCGCGCGGCGTGCCCGTGCGGGCGCTTGCCCTCGGGTTTATGCTGCTGCTCGGTGTCAGCGTTGCGCTTTCCATCCAGATTGTTGGCGCCCTGCTGGTGCTGGCACTGCTGATCACACCCGCTGCTGCGGCCATGCGGGTGACGTCTTCACCCGGGCTGGTGGTAATCCTCAGCGTGGCGTTCGCCATGACGGCCACGGTCGGGGGCATTATGCTGGCCCTCGGCGGGCGGATCCCCATTAGTCCGTATGTGACGACGCTGTCGTTCCTGATCTACGTCATCTGCCGGGTAGTTGGCGGGGTCCGGGCCAAACGCGGACTGAATGGACGCGTACTGCGGGATGCCGCCGTTCCGGCGGCCTGA
- a CDS encoding metal ABC transporter ATP-binding protein — protein MTPVVSLRGASLTFGKRTLWEGLDLDINPGEFFAVLGPNGSGKTTFLKVLLGLQELSSGSAVLAGRPVERGSRGIGYVPQQKSFDPDTPLRARDLVGLGVDGHRWGLRLGAAKVNRRIDELLELVGASDYAMVPVGQLSGGEQQRLRVAQALATDPQVLLCDEPLLSLDLQHQQAVSALINRQCHDRDSAVVFVTHEINPIMDYVDRVLYLAGGRFRVGPPAEVMTTEVLSDLYDSHVEVIHANGRLIVVGLPDGATHHHEDTHVVAGEVG, from the coding sequence TTGACACCCGTAGTGAGCCTCCGTGGGGCCTCCCTGACGTTCGGCAAGCGGACGTTGTGGGAGGGCCTGGACCTGGACATTAATCCGGGCGAATTCTTCGCTGTGCTCGGACCTAACGGCAGTGGAAAAACGACCTTCCTCAAGGTCCTGCTGGGACTGCAGGAGCTGAGCTCCGGCTCGGCCGTGCTCGCCGGCCGGCCTGTAGAGCGGGGCAGCCGGGGGATCGGCTACGTTCCGCAGCAGAAATCCTTTGATCCCGACACACCCCTGCGCGCCCGCGACCTCGTTGGGCTGGGCGTTGACGGCCACCGGTGGGGACTGCGGCTGGGCGCGGCAAAGGTGAACCGCCGGATCGATGAGCTCCTCGAGCTGGTGGGGGCATCCGACTACGCGATGGTCCCGGTGGGCCAGCTGTCCGGCGGCGAGCAGCAGCGGCTGAGGGTGGCGCAGGCACTGGCGACCGACCCGCAGGTGCTGCTGTGCGACGAGCCACTGCTGTCCCTGGACCTCCAGCACCAGCAGGCCGTGAGTGCGCTCATCAACCGGCAGTGCCATGACCGGGACAGTGCTGTGGTTTTTGTCACGCACGAGATCAACCCGATCATGGACTATGTTGACCGGGTCCTCTACCTGGCCGGCGGACGGTTCCGGGTGGGCCCGCCAGCGGAAGTTATGACCACCGAGGTCCTCTCAGATCTCTACGACAGCCACGTCGAAGTGATCCACGCCAACGGACGGCTGATTGTGGTCGGGCTGCCGGACGGCGCCACGCATCACCACGAGGACACCCATGTGGTGGCGGGGGAGGTGGGCTAG
- a CDS encoding zinc ABC transporter substrate-binding protein: protein MRRPAARAVVAAVAGITLMLTACTPTPRNSAAGAGDGIVDVVASTSVFGNIVGTIGGDKVRVTSIISRTSQDPHSYEATTQDKLAVSKAELVVENGGGYDDFLQKLAEDTGLDHNNILNAVELSGLAPEEPAGASAGADDQTHRHGGSGFNEHVWYSLPAMARLADAVAAKLGELEPSGAGTFRSNAAAFKNSLGGLETRLAEIKASTGVAPVAVTEPVPLYLLEAAGLENQTPADYTTAIEEDTDVPPAVLKATTDLMGSGNIRLLAYNQQTEGPQTAAVKDAAAAAGVPVVNFSETLTEGNSYLQWMTDNVDNIAKALA from the coding sequence GTGCGTCGTCCTGCCGCCCGTGCCGTCGTTGCCGCCGTCGCCGGCATCACCTTGATGCTGACCGCCTGCACCCCAACACCGCGGAACTCCGCCGCGGGTGCGGGCGACGGAATCGTCGACGTCGTCGCCTCCACAAGTGTGTTCGGCAACATCGTGGGCACCATCGGAGGGGACAAGGTGCGGGTGACTTCCATCATTTCGCGCACCAGCCAGGACCCGCACTCTTATGAAGCCACTACGCAGGACAAGCTGGCTGTGTCCAAGGCCGAGCTGGTGGTGGAGAACGGCGGGGGCTACGACGACTTCCTGCAGAAGCTGGCCGAGGACACAGGACTGGACCACAACAACATCCTCAATGCCGTGGAGCTCTCCGGGCTGGCCCCGGAGGAGCCGGCAGGCGCGTCGGCAGGTGCCGATGACCAGACACACAGGCATGGCGGCAGCGGCTTCAACGAGCATGTCTGGTACAGCCTGCCTGCCATGGCCAGGCTGGCTGATGCCGTCGCGGCGAAGCTGGGCGAGCTTGAACCGTCCGGGGCCGGAACTTTCCGCAGCAATGCTGCGGCGTTCAAGAATTCACTCGGCGGGCTCGAAACCAGGCTGGCGGAAATCAAGGCCAGCACCGGCGTGGCGCCCGTTGCCGTGACGGAACCCGTGCCGCTCTACCTGTTGGAGGCTGCCGGCTTGGAAAACCAGACCCCGGCCGACTACACCACCGCAATCGAAGAAGACACGGATGTCCCGCCGGCGGTGCTCAAAGCCACGACCGACCTCATGGGCTCGGGCAACATCAGGCTGCTTGCCTATAACCAGCAGACCGAAGGTCCGCAAACGGCCGCCGTCAAAGACGCGGCAGCGGCCGCTGGGGTCCCGGTCGTGAACTTCAGTGAGACGCTGACGGAGGGCAACAGCTATCTGCAGTGGATGACGGACAACGTCGACAACATCGCCAAGGCCCTGGCCTAA
- a CDS encoding hemolysin family protein: MSDWAGILWLIVLLLGNAFFVGAEFAVMSARRSQIEPLAEAGSKRAQTTLLAMENVSLMLACAQLGITVCSLLILQVAEPAIHHLMAVPLEAVGIPVEIADIVAFAVALLLVTFLHVTIGEMVPKNISVSVADRAALLLAPPLIFIARLVKPVIVALNWAANHILKLMRIEPKDEITSSFTLEEVQSIVQESTRHGLVDDDAGLITGALEFSEHTASDVMVPLDKLVMLKANTTPAEFEKSVSRTGFSRFPMLDDDGMLSGYLHIKDVLSIPDAAYHLPIAESHIRSLANLAMSDEIEKAMSVMQRTGSHLARVIGPDGLTQGVLFLEDVIEQLVGEIRDATQATGYRRLGQDQQ; encoded by the coding sequence ATGAGCGACTGGGCAGGAATCCTCTGGCTCATTGTCCTGCTGCTGGGCAACGCTTTTTTCGTGGGCGCGGAGTTTGCAGTTATGTCCGCGCGCCGAAGCCAGATTGAGCCGCTCGCCGAGGCAGGATCCAAACGGGCGCAGACCACCCTGCTGGCGATGGAAAACGTCTCGTTGATGCTTGCCTGCGCGCAACTCGGGATCACGGTGTGTTCGCTGCTGATCCTGCAGGTGGCCGAGCCGGCCATCCACCACCTGATGGCAGTGCCGCTGGAGGCCGTGGGCATTCCGGTGGAGATCGCCGACATCGTCGCGTTCGCCGTCGCGCTGTTGTTGGTTACTTTCCTGCATGTCACCATCGGTGAGATGGTCCCGAAGAACATTTCGGTCTCGGTGGCGGACCGTGCAGCCTTGTTGCTGGCCCCGCCGCTGATTTTCATCGCGCGACTCGTGAAACCGGTGATCGTGGCGCTCAACTGGGCGGCCAACCACATCCTGAAACTTATGCGGATCGAGCCGAAGGATGAGATCACGTCGTCCTTTACACTCGAGGAGGTCCAGTCGATCGTGCAGGAATCCACCCGCCATGGGCTGGTGGACGATGACGCCGGGCTGATCACCGGGGCGTTGGAGTTCTCTGAACACACGGCCTCGGATGTGATGGTCCCGCTCGACAAGCTGGTGATGCTGAAGGCGAACACCACGCCGGCGGAGTTTGAGAAGTCAGTCAGCCGCACCGGTTTTTCCCGCTTTCCGATGCTCGACGACGACGGTATGCTCTCCGGCTATTTGCACATCAAGGACGTGCTGTCCATCCCGGACGCCGCGTACCACCTGCCCATCGCTGAGAGCCATATCCGGTCCCTGGCTAACCTGGCGATGAGCGACGAAATCGAGAAGGCCATGTCCGTGATGCAGCGCACCGGGTCGCATCTGGCGCGCGTGATCGGACCGGATGGCCTGACCCAGGGTGTGCTGTTCCTCGAGGACGTTATTGAGCAGTTGGTCGGGGAGATCCGAGACGCCACCCAGGCGACCGGCTACCGACGGCTGGGCCAGGACCAGCAGTAG
- a CDS encoding hemolysin family protein, whose protein sequence is MEWLLLAAGLLLILGTGFFVAVEFSLVALDQASVQRAVDNGDTAAAPLLRCLKSLSTQLSSCQLGITITTLLTGYVMEPSVGKLLEAPLAALGLPAAAASSVSLVLAMAFATLLSMLIGELVPKNMAIALSFQVGKALARPQLIFTAIFRPAIVVLNGFSNKVLNIFGLEAKEEISGARTPAELASLVRRSAAMGTLDAGTANFIDRTLKFSGRTAADVMTPRIRIETIDGHQPVSDIVEAARRTGYSRFPIIGESSDDIRGVVHIKKAIAVPADRRAKLEAGAIMTDVLRVPETIHLDALLAELREGNLQLAVVLDEYGGTAGIATLEDLVEEIVGEVADEHDKVRPGLLQSASGDWYFPGLLRPDELSEQIPGLTVPDESAYETVGGYVMSQLGRIAAVGDTVDVVGGTLAVTRMDGRRIDRICFKPVPVHREEHSRGQVGAA, encoded by the coding sequence ATGGAGTGGCTACTTCTCGCAGCAGGCTTGCTGCTCATCCTCGGTACCGGCTTTTTTGTAGCCGTTGAATTCTCCCTTGTTGCCTTGGACCAGGCCTCGGTCCAGCGGGCCGTGGACAACGGCGATACCGCCGCGGCGCCACTGCTCCGATGCCTCAAGTCCCTGTCCACCCAGCTCTCCAGCTGCCAGCTGGGCATTACCATCACCACCCTGCTCACCGGCTACGTGATGGAGCCATCGGTGGGCAAGCTGCTCGAAGCTCCGCTGGCTGCCCTGGGATTGCCGGCGGCGGCAGCGTCCTCGGTGTCCCTGGTCCTGGCGATGGCCTTCGCGACCCTGCTGTCCATGCTGATCGGCGAGCTGGTCCCGAAGAATATGGCAATTGCGCTGTCCTTCCAGGTCGGCAAGGCACTGGCCCGTCCGCAGCTGATTTTCACGGCGATCTTCAGGCCCGCCATCGTGGTGCTCAACGGCTTCTCCAACAAGGTCCTGAATATTTTCGGCCTGGAAGCCAAGGAAGAGATTTCGGGTGCGCGGACTCCGGCCGAGCTGGCCTCCCTCGTGCGCCGCTCGGCGGCGATGGGCACCCTCGACGCCGGCACCGCCAACTTCATCGACCGGACGCTCAAGTTCTCGGGCCGGACTGCGGCGGACGTAATGACCCCGCGCATCAGGATCGAGACAATCGACGGCCACCAGCCGGTCTCGGACATCGTGGAAGCCGCACGCCGCACCGGATACTCCCGGTTCCCGATTATCGGCGAGTCATCGGATGACATCCGCGGCGTGGTGCACATCAAAAAAGCCATTGCCGTTCCCGCGGACCGGCGCGCCAAGCTGGAGGCGGGCGCCATCATGACTGATGTGCTCCGGGTTCCGGAAACCATCCACCTTGATGCCCTGTTGGCGGAACTCCGCGAAGGCAACCTGCAGCTGGCCGTTGTCCTGGATGAGTACGGCGGGACCGCCGGTATCGCCACGCTGGAGGACCTTGTCGAGGAAATCGTCGGGGAAGTGGCCGATGAACACGACAAGGTCCGTCCCGGCCTGTTGCAGAGCGCCTCGGGCGACTGGTACTTCCCTGGCCTGCTTCGTCCCGATGAACTCTCCGAACAGATCCCGGGCCTGACCGTGCCCGATGAGTCTGCCTACGAAACGGTGGGAGGCTACGTTATGAGCCAGCTGGGCAGGATTGCCGCTGTGGGGGACACCGTCGACGTCGTGGGGGGCACCTTGGCTGTGACCCGCATGGACGGGCGCAGGATTGATCGGATCTGCTTCAAGCCCGTCCCGGTGCACCGCGAGGAGCACTCCCGCGGCCAGGTAGGTGCCGCATGA
- a CDS encoding GuaB1 family IMP dehydrogenase-related protein, with protein MRFLTEPTTDLTYSDLFLVPSRSEVTSRLDVDLSADDGTGSTIPLVAANMTAVTGKRMAETMARRGGLAVLPQDVPLDVIRDVAAWIKERHPVLETPVTLSPSSTVIDALHLMGKRPHGAIMVVDDAGAVTGIVRAADFEGQDRFASLSSVMRVQPLVLDAALLEDAPDGGAGAGSGLRRAFDAMDAAGSDFSPVQRNGVLAGALTRKGALRSTLYRPLLDARGRLKVAAAVGINGDVAGRAAELLAAGVDVLVLDTAHGHQQKMFDALAAVKGLNPGVPVVAGNVVTAEATRELIRAGADIVKVGVGPGAMCTTRMMTAVGRPQFSAVLECSAAARAAGGRVWADGGVRYPRDVALALAAGASQVMIGSWFAGTHESPGDLQQDAGGRQFKESFGMASARAVQNRNQREGAFEKDRKALFEEGISTSRMFIDPARPGVEDLLDMITAGLRSSMSYAGAADLASFRERAVAGIQSAAGYEEGRPVPQSW; from the coding sequence GTGCGTTTTCTGACCGAGCCCACCACTGACCTGACCTACTCGGACCTCTTTCTTGTGCCGTCCCGTTCGGAGGTCACGTCCCGGCTGGATGTGGACCTCTCGGCGGATGACGGCACGGGCTCCACGATTCCCCTCGTCGCGGCCAACATGACTGCAGTGACCGGCAAGCGCATGGCGGAGACCATGGCGCGGCGCGGCGGGCTGGCGGTCCTGCCCCAGGACGTGCCGCTCGACGTGATCCGTGACGTGGCGGCCTGGATCAAGGAACGCCATCCCGTCCTGGAAACCCCCGTGACACTCTCGCCGTCCAGTACAGTCATCGACGCACTGCATCTGATGGGCAAACGTCCGCACGGGGCCATTATGGTGGTCGACGATGCGGGGGCCGTGACCGGCATCGTCCGGGCCGCGGACTTCGAAGGCCAGGACCGATTCGCCTCGCTCTCCTCGGTCATGCGCGTCCAGCCGCTGGTGCTGGACGCTGCCCTGCTGGAGGACGCGCCCGACGGCGGCGCCGGGGCGGGGTCGGGTCTGCGCCGCGCTTTCGACGCCATGGACGCCGCCGGCAGCGACTTTTCGCCAGTGCAGCGGAACGGTGTCCTTGCCGGGGCGCTCACTCGGAAGGGCGCGCTGCGTTCGACCTTGTACCGGCCGCTGCTGGACGCGCGCGGCCGGCTAAAAGTCGCCGCCGCCGTCGGAATCAACGGTGACGTTGCCGGGCGTGCAGCGGAACTGCTCGCCGCCGGCGTCGATGTGCTGGTTCTTGACACCGCCCACGGGCACCAGCAGAAGATGTTTGACGCCCTGGCCGCGGTTAAGGGACTCAACCCCGGTGTGCCCGTGGTGGCGGGGAACGTGGTCACGGCTGAGGCAACCCGGGAACTCATCCGGGCCGGCGCGGACATCGTGAAGGTCGGGGTCGGCCCGGGTGCCATGTGCACAACGCGCATGATGACGGCCGTGGGCCGACCGCAGTTCTCGGCCGTGCTGGAGTGCTCGGCCGCCGCGCGGGCCGCGGGCGGACGTGTCTGGGCCGACGGCGGTGTCCGGTACCCACGCGACGTGGCGCTGGCACTGGCTGCCGGGGCAAGCCAGGTGATGATCGGGTCCTGGTTCGCCGGGACGCACGAAAGCCCGGGGGATCTGCAGCAGGACGCCGGCGGCCGGCAGTTCAAGGAGAGCTTCGGCATGGCGTCCGCACGTGCCGTGCAGAACCGCAACCAGCGCGAGGGCGCCTTCGAAAAGGACCGCAAGGCCCTCTTCGAAGAAGGGATCTCCACTTCCCGGATGTTTATCGATCCGGCCCGGCCCGGCGTTGAGGACCTGCTGGACATGATCACGGCCGGGCTGCGCAGCTCGATGAGCTATGCCGGAGCTGCCGATCTTGCCTCGTTCCGGGAACGCGCCGTAGCTGGCATCCAGTCCGCCGCCGGCTACGAGGAAGGCCGTCCGGTCCCGCAGAGCTGGTAG